The Spirosoma foliorum genome has a window encoding:
- a CDS encoding TolB family protein: MLRRLVLTLQLLFVALIATAQTLPILDQNPASLRWYRITTPHFRVLYPSGIDSTAQRTANRLESLYEPASASLEKQPRRISVLLQNQTTNSNGFVTLFPRRSEFFAVPPQDPGLLGTFNWLDLLAVHEYRHVVQNDKALQGYGRVLYSLLGNPGLFFPLLTVPDWFAEGDAVSNETLLSNSGRGRIPNFDLGMRANLLAGKPFDYPKAVAGSYRDNVPNHYVLGYFMTTYLKRTYGPDVWSRVLNRNYRRWPLPFAFSASIKDETKLRTEDLYQKTMADLTEIWKKQQEALTITPTQSFLVSVEKQPSSKSDSRPVFTNYQHPQFLTDSTVLAVKSGLGDTPRLVILSKNKPEKVIQVQGFPNDPDLLSATATKACWIEFGYDPRWSQRVYSNIRLLDLKTGKLTRLSHRARYMVATLSPDNTKLAVVESTDQYKTRLLVLDATTGKLLKQISNPDNAFYQHPRWQNDNRTLVTVALKNSQKTIQTIDTESNTKTDLLPPVNENISHPQPWGKYVLYNSPRSGIDNLYAVDINSKQVFQVTSRPLAAYHATVSPSGTRLAIEDFAATGYRIADMPLDPTTWKAVREPVQEQTIRYFGSLPKQEPGAALGRRILSDSSTNPTVYKPSRFNRLAHALNIYGWGPTLSSTGQALSVGVSSQDLLSTTQIGVGYTYNQSERAGNFYALLSYQGLYPIIDVSFQRGTRSTSLYIDRAYPLDSLRTDRWQYNQLTAGFRLPLQFTNSKYVQSATLSAYYNYLQVSGYDLPYRYPSEVGGAGSLIALTYGFSYSHLLRQSKRDVAPRWGQTIAVNYRTTPFGGKLTAEQFGIQGNLFFPGLLDHHSFRFRVGYQLQAQGTYVFNALVFFPRGQGYVPDDQIKAGSVEYKFPVADMHWSLGRWLYVQRIKAGGFYDMTQGQSSVEVQDVYGRLRGYEIEHHDYQTTGLDVSFVFNALRLRTPFEAGFRTIYNVTSGQWLVQPLVIDIGF, encoded by the coding sequence ATGTTACGAAGACTCGTCCTTACGCTCCAGCTGCTGTTCGTAGCCCTGATCGCCACGGCACAAACACTCCCGATTCTCGATCAAAATCCGGCTAGCCTTCGCTGGTATCGGATTACAACACCCCATTTCCGAGTACTCTATCCGTCTGGTATTGACTCGACCGCCCAGCGAACAGCGAACCGACTCGAAAGTTTGTACGAACCTGCCAGTGCCTCTCTGGAAAAGCAACCCCGGCGCATTTCGGTTCTGCTTCAGAATCAGACGACGAATAGTAACGGTTTTGTTACATTGTTTCCAAGGCGATCTGAGTTTTTTGCCGTGCCCCCACAAGACCCCGGTTTGTTGGGAACATTTAACTGGCTCGATCTGCTGGCTGTACACGAGTATCGACACGTTGTTCAAAATGATAAAGCCTTACAGGGCTATGGACGGGTTCTTTATTCATTATTGGGAAATCCGGGCCTGTTTTTTCCTTTATTGACCGTGCCTGACTGGTTTGCCGAAGGCGATGCTGTAAGTAACGAAACTCTCCTGAGCAATAGCGGTCGTGGGCGAATTCCGAATTTCGATTTGGGTATGCGCGCTAATCTGCTCGCGGGAAAGCCATTCGATTACCCGAAAGCGGTTGCCGGTTCGTACCGCGACAATGTGCCAAATCACTACGTATTGGGTTATTTTATGACTACATACCTCAAACGTACCTATGGTCCTGACGTCTGGAGTCGTGTTCTGAACCGAAATTACCGACGATGGCCACTGCCGTTTGCGTTTTCGGCCAGTATCAAAGACGAAACCAAGTTGCGAACGGAAGATCTGTACCAGAAAACAATGGCCGATCTGACCGAAATCTGGAAGAAACAGCAGGAAGCTCTGACCATTACACCTACGCAAAGCTTTCTGGTTAGTGTCGAGAAACAACCGTCATCCAAATCGGACTCACGGCCCGTTTTTACCAATTATCAGCATCCGCAATTCCTGACCGATTCGACCGTTTTAGCCGTAAAAAGTGGGTTGGGGGATACACCCCGGCTGGTTATCTTGTCAAAGAACAAGCCGGAGAAGGTCATTCAGGTGCAAGGCTTCCCGAATGACCCAGACTTATTATCAGCCACCGCTACCAAAGCCTGCTGGATTGAGTTTGGCTATGATCCACGCTGGAGCCAACGCGTTTATTCGAACATCCGGCTGCTCGATCTTAAAACAGGGAAGCTAACTCGCCTGTCGCACCGTGCGCGCTATATGGTGGCCACTCTCTCACCCGACAACACAAAACTGGCGGTTGTTGAGAGTACCGATCAATATAAAACCCGGCTACTCGTACTCGATGCCACAACGGGCAAGCTACTGAAGCAAATCTCAAATCCAGATAATGCTTTTTACCAACACCCACGCTGGCAGAACGACAATCGAACCTTGGTAACAGTTGCCCTTAAAAATAGCCAGAAAACCATACAGACTATTGATACTGAGTCCAATACAAAGACCGACTTACTGCCACCGGTAAACGAAAACATCAGTCATCCGCAACCGTGGGGCAAGTATGTACTTTACAATTCACCCCGGTCAGGTATCGACAATTTGTATGCAGTTGATATCAACTCTAAGCAGGTATTCCAGGTTACGTCACGGCCACTCGCAGCTTATCATGCTACTGTTTCACCATCGGGAACTCGGCTAGCGATCGAAGATTTTGCGGCTACGGGCTATCGAATTGCCGATATGCCCCTCGATCCTACTACCTGGAAAGCTGTACGTGAGCCCGTTCAGGAGCAGACCATCCGTTATTTTGGCTCATTACCCAAACAGGAACCGGGAGCTGCCCTGGGGCGCCGTATACTTAGCGATTCGAGTACTAACCCGACCGTATATAAGCCATCCCGATTCAATCGGCTGGCTCATGCGCTTAATATTTATGGTTGGGGACCCACCCTTTCCAGTACAGGGCAGGCATTGTCTGTTGGCGTAAGCTCACAGGATTTACTGAGTACGACACAGATTGGCGTGGGTTATACGTATAATCAGTCCGAACGTGCGGGTAATTTTTATGCTCTCCTGAGTTACCAGGGACTTTACCCAATCATCGATGTAAGTTTTCAACGAGGTACTCGCAGCACATCCCTTTATATTGATCGAGCCTACCCGCTCGACAGCCTGCGGACTGATCGCTGGCAATACAATCAGCTAACCGCTGGCTTTCGCCTGCCCTTGCAATTCACCAATTCAAAATACGTCCAAAGTGCCACCCTATCAGCCTATTATAACTACCTACAGGTGTCTGGCTATGATTTACCTTATCGTTATCCATCAGAAGTCGGGGGAGCCGGATCGCTTATCGCCTTAACATATGGATTCAGTTATTCGCACCTTCTTCGGCAAAGCAAGCGTGATGTGGCTCCACGTTGGGGGCAAACCATTGCTGTAAATTACCGCACAACACCTTTTGGTGGTAAGCTAACAGCCGAACAATTTGGCATCCAGGGGAATCTGTTTTTCCCTGGTCTTCTGGATCATCACTCTTTTCGATTCAGAGTGGGTTACCAGCTACAGGCACAGGGAACGTATGTATTTAACGCGCTGGTTTTCTTCCCACGTGGACAAGGCTATGTGCCAGACGACCAGATAAAGGCTGGCAGTGTAGAGTACAAGTTTCCAGTTGCCGATATGCATTGGTCATTGGGAAGGTGGCTGTATGTACAGCGTATCAAGGCAGGAGGCTTTTATGACATGACCCAGGGCCAGAGTAGCGTAGAAGTGCAGGATGTATACGGCCGTCTGCGTGGCTACGAGATTGAACATCACGATTATCAAACGACGGGCCTCGACGTGTCCTTTGTCTTTAACGCCCTTCGGCTACGTACGCCCTTCGAAGCCGGTTTCCGCACAATTTACAATGTAACTTCAGGCCAATGGCTAGTCCAGCCGTTGGTCATTGACATCGGATTTTAG
- a CDS encoding aldehyde dehydrogenase family protein: MISVQHKTDFQAAFAAQRRYAPHMALTTINERLARIQKLQTWLVTHESAIQQALYDDLRKPAAEAMLTDLMSLYGEIKHTIRHLKQWMKPKSLPTTLPLIGTSSYIRYEPKGNVLIISPWNYPIALTLRPLVSAIAAGNVAILKPSELTPHTSALLKRMITELFPPEEVIVFEGDADVSQALLELPFNHIFFTGSPAIGRVVMTAAAKHLASVTLELGGKSPAIVDESANIQQAAAQLAWAKCINCGQTCIAPDYILIHQSVKQSFMDALRERLKAMYSPDGQPVETSDSYARIINNRHFGRLRDLVDDAVTKGAKVVLGGKMNPDQNFIEPTVLENVTDAMQVMQDEIFGPILPVLTYSTLDEALRIVNQREKPLALYIHSHNRQHTNYILDHTSAGDTVVNETMLQFINAELPFGGINNSGVGKSNGFFSFQEFSNQRGVMKRDFGTMKFIYPPYTDTVKKLIQYILKFL; encoded by the coding sequence ATGATTTCCGTACAACATAAAACTGATTTTCAGGCCGCTTTCGCTGCGCAACGACGGTATGCTCCTCATATGGCATTGACGACCATAAATGAGCGTCTTGCCCGTATTCAAAAGCTCCAAACCTGGCTTGTCACTCACGAATCAGCCATTCAACAAGCCCTCTACGACGATCTGCGCAAGCCAGCCGCCGAGGCCATGCTGACCGACTTAATGTCGCTATATGGCGAAATCAAACACACGATCCGCCACCTAAAGCAGTGGATGAAGCCGAAATCATTGCCCACTACGTTACCACTCATTGGTACCAGCAGTTATATACGGTACGAGCCCAAAGGGAACGTACTGATTATTTCGCCCTGGAACTACCCAATTGCGCTTACCCTCCGACCGTTGGTATCGGCCATAGCAGCCGGGAATGTAGCCATCCTCAAACCTTCTGAACTGACCCCGCATACATCCGCCTTACTGAAGCGGATGATAACTGAACTGTTTCCGCCCGAAGAAGTGATTGTTTTTGAGGGCGATGCCGATGTGTCGCAAGCCTTGCTCGAACTCCCGTTCAATCACATTTTTTTTACCGGAAGTCCGGCAATTGGGCGGGTGGTTATGACAGCAGCAGCCAAACATCTGGCCTCGGTAACGCTCGAATTAGGGGGCAAATCTCCGGCCATTGTGGATGAGTCTGCCAATATTCAGCAGGCAGCGGCTCAACTGGCCTGGGCTAAATGCATCAACTGTGGGCAGACCTGCATTGCTCCCGATTATATCCTTATCCATCAGTCGGTTAAACAGTCTTTTATGGACGCTTTACGCGAGCGACTAAAGGCTATGTACAGTCCTGATGGGCAGCCCGTTGAAACGTCCGACAGTTATGCACGCATCATAAACAACCGGCATTTTGGACGACTCCGCGATCTGGTTGATGATGCCGTTACGAAAGGCGCGAAGGTTGTTCTGGGTGGTAAGATGAACCCCGATCAGAACTTCATTGAGCCAACTGTTCTGGAAAACGTGACCGATGCCATGCAGGTGATGCAGGATGAAATTTTCGGTCCGATACTCCCCGTTTTAACCTACTCAACCCTCGACGAAGCCTTACGAATCGTGAATCAGCGCGAAAAACCACTGGCGCTCTACATCCATAGTCACAATCGTCAGCATACAAATTATATTCTGGATCATACATCAGCGGGGGATACAGTCGTGAACGAGACAATGCTCCAATTCATCAACGCTGAGCTTCCCTTTGGGGGCATTAACAACAGTGGCGTAGGCAAGTCAAACGGCTTCTTCAGTTTTCAGGAATTTTCCAATCAACGAGGAGTCATGAAACGCGATTTCGGGACCATGAAATTCATTTACCCCCCTTATACCGATACGGTAAAGAAGCTCATTCAGTACATTCTAAAGTTTTTATGA
- a CDS encoding helix-turn-helix domain-containing protein: MTLVSDNIRYLRKLNGLTQEQFSRKINIKRSLLGAYEEGRANPNQQNIQTIAKAFNTTVELLTRQDLRKLRETPNLSIPLGQKNTDVYAHRNDRGSENGSIIRSDGKLADDDDPFQHPDFPDIFAQPTPPTPEPQPLSSVLNKYYKTQEEPRRVQDAPTPPVITSPVRPGAGNERISPSTFQPQSDNRQPDRPAPSVVDRLFAPQSDPQPRPEPVRPVSPSRQSESLTFNNMYEGTSASAYSNSSAQAIAPTIPVVMQRQFAEYGQRFQQADFLHRLPAMQLPTLPEGHYRAFEAGDDFTFPGALLVGKFIRNWFDIADGKLYILLMHQQPTGSGISCRRVYNQVKVKGSLLLTADRADIPNREIALKDVLEVWEICAFVSQQLPPPAPNTERLRQLVDELRFEVERL, encoded by the coding sequence ATGACGCTCGTTAGTGACAACATCCGCTATCTGCGCAAACTGAATGGTTTGACGCAGGAGCAATTTTCTCGAAAAATAAATATAAAACGCTCCTTACTAGGGGCTTATGAGGAGGGGCGCGCCAACCCAAATCAGCAAAATATACAAACCATTGCCAAAGCGTTCAATACAACCGTCGAACTGCTAACCCGGCAGGATTTACGGAAACTTCGTGAAACGCCTAATCTTAGTATTCCTCTTGGCCAAAAAAACACCGACGTATACGCCCACCGGAATGATCGGGGGAGTGAAAATGGCTCTATAATTCGGTCGGATGGAAAATTAGCCGACGATGACGATCCGTTTCAACATCCTGATTTTCCAGATATTTTTGCGCAGCCTACGCCCCCAACGCCAGAACCACAACCGCTGTCGTCGGTACTGAACAAGTATTACAAAACGCAGGAAGAGCCGCGTCGGGTACAGGACGCACCCACTCCACCCGTTATAACGTCGCCTGTGCGACCCGGTGCTGGAAATGAGCGCATTTCGCCATCGACGTTTCAACCTCAGTCGGATAATCGGCAGCCTGATCGCCCTGCTCCATCGGTCGTCGATCGATTGTTTGCGCCACAATCGGACCCCCAGCCCCGGCCTGAACCTGTTCGGCCTGTCTCGCCTTCCCGACAGTCGGAGTCGTTGACGTTCAATAATATGTACGAAGGAACGTCGGCATCAGCCTATTCAAATTCGTCGGCTCAGGCAATTGCACCCACAATTCCAGTGGTGATGCAGCGCCAGTTTGCCGAATATGGACAACGTTTTCAACAGGCCGATTTCCTGCATCGACTGCCAGCCATGCAGTTACCTACATTACCCGAGGGGCATTATCGGGCCTTTGAAGCAGGCGACGACTTTACATTTCCGGGTGCCTTGCTGGTTGGGAAATTCATTCGGAACTGGTTCGATATTGCCGACGGAAAATTATACATTCTGCTCATGCACCAGCAACCTACGGGGTCAGGTATTTCCTGTCGGCGGGTGTATAATCAGGTGAAGGTAAAGGGTTCGCTGTTGCTAACCGCCGATCGGGCTGATATTCCCAACCGTGAAATAGCTTTAAAAGATGTGCTGGAAGTCTGGGAAATCTGCGCGTTTGTCAGCCAGCAGCTTCCTCCACCGGCCCCCAATACAGAGCGCTTACGACAACTGGTCGATGAACTTCGGTTTGAAGTAGAACGTCTTTGA
- the truA gene encoding tRNA pseudouridine(38-40) synthase TruA, with translation MRYFLQLAYRGTNYHGWQRQPNGLSVQEVLETALTTVLRQPITIVGSGRTDAGVHAGQQFAHFELDTALPGHLLRSLNSLIPPDIAVYDCFPVRADDHARYTATSRYYQYQISRRKDPFRDGLVYVFTLPLNVKAMNDAASILLNHIDFECFSKVKTDVKTFNCQIEWAYWEEKPNGDLVFHIKANRFLHGMVRAIVGTLLAVGQGRLSSHDFEQIILARDRRKAGRAAPAEGLSLVEVGYPAEVFKERKSE, from the coding sequence ATGCGTTATTTTCTTCAATTGGCCTATCGGGGCACTAATTATCATGGCTGGCAGCGGCAACCCAATGGGCTGAGTGTACAGGAAGTTCTGGAGACGGCTCTGACCACAGTACTTCGGCAACCCATTACGATTGTGGGTAGTGGCCGGACAGATGCGGGAGTTCACGCAGGGCAGCAGTTTGCTCATTTTGAGTTAGATACCGCCTTGCCCGGACACTTACTCCGCTCATTGAATAGTTTAATTCCGCCAGATATTGCCGTTTACGATTGCTTCCCCGTCAGAGCTGACGACCACGCCCGCTACACCGCTACATCTCGCTATTACCAATACCAGATTAGCCGCCGAAAAGACCCATTTCGGGATGGATTGGTGTATGTGTTTACGTTGCCATTGAATGTGAAAGCGATGAACGATGCCGCGTCTATCTTGTTGAATCACATTGATTTCGAGTGTTTTAGTAAGGTAAAGACTGACGTCAAGACGTTTAATTGCCAGATTGAATGGGCGTATTGGGAAGAGAAGCCAAACGGCGATTTAGTTTTTCATATCAAGGCGAATCGGTTTCTACACGGCATGGTGCGGGCCATCGTCGGGACATTGCTGGCAGTAGGGCAGGGGCGATTGAGTAGTCACGACTTTGAACAGATTATCCTGGCACGAGACCGTCGGAAAGCCGGTCGGGCCGCCCCAGCTGAGGGTTTATCACTAGTTGAGGTAGGATACCCGGCGGAGGTTTTTAAAGAGCGAAAGAGTGAATGA
- a CDS encoding nucleotidyltransferase family protein — protein sequence MKIGTIILAAGDSSRMGGEPKQLLTYKGQSLIRRITEHALALQRGPVVVVLGANRDRIVPELTGLPVTLVDNANWPTGQASSLKTGLAALYITHKDIEAVLVLHTDQPLVSLGLLLHMLEVRRENDKGIVACRYDTQLSVPALFDRDYIPELLALESDKGVKWVIGKHKNDCLEVPFEAGSIDLDSKRDVEMFQQAQMQSQ from the coding sequence TTGAAAATTGGAACAATCATATTAGCGGCTGGGGATTCATCGCGGATGGGCGGTGAACCCAAACAGTTGCTGACCTACAAAGGTCAATCACTTATTCGTCGGATAACTGAACATGCGCTGGCTTTGCAGCGCGGCCCAGTGGTTGTGGTATTAGGGGCCAACCGTGACCGTATTGTGCCCGAGCTGACAGGCTTACCAGTCACCCTGGTCGATAACGCGAACTGGCCAACCGGACAGGCTTCATCCCTGAAAACAGGGCTGGCCGCGCTATATATTACGCACAAAGACATCGAAGCCGTACTGGTTTTACATACCGATCAACCCCTGGTATCGCTCGGGTTGCTGCTGCATATGCTGGAGGTTCGTCGGGAAAATGATAAAGGGATTGTTGCCTGCCGATACGATACGCAATTGAGCGTACCTGCCTTGTTCGATCGTGATTACATCCCAGAACTACTTGCTCTAGAGAGCGATAAAGGCGTAAAATGGGTGATCGGCAAACATAAAAATGATTGCCTGGAAGTACCTTTTGAAGCCGGAAGTATCGATCTCGACTCCAAGCGTGACGTCGAAATGTTTCAACAAGCGCAAATGCAGTCGCAATAA
- the gnd gene encoding decarboxylating NADP(+)-dependent phosphogluconate dehydrogenase, producing MTKTADIGLIGLAVMGENLVLNMESKGFTVAVFNRTVEKVDHFINGRGAGKNFIGAHSIEELIASLERPRKVMMLVKAGQAVDDFIEQIIPHLEPGDIIIDGGNSYFPDTIRRTKYVESKGFLYIGTGVSGGEIGALHGPSMMPGGSVEAWPAVKGIFQSIAAKVDDGTPCCDWVGSDGAGHFVKMVHNGIEYGDMQIIGEAYQVMRDLLGMSADEMHEVFKKWNTEELDSYLIEITADIMAYKDEDGTPMVDKILDTAGQKGTGKWTGTAALDQGIPLTLIGESVFARFLSAQKDLRVAASKVINGPKIEFTGDKAQMLDDLKMALYGAKIISYAQGYNLFMAAAKEYGWQLNYGDIALMWRGGCIIRSAFLGDIKKAFDKNPALPHLLLDDFFKQKVESAQAGWRRVCAAALINGIPAPALTSALCYFDGFRSEWLPANLLQAQRDYFGAHTYERIDKPRGQFFHTNWTGEGGDTVSTAYNN from the coding sequence ATGACAAAGACCGCAGATATCGGCTTAATTGGTCTAGCCGTAATGGGTGAAAATCTGGTGCTTAACATGGAAAGCAAAGGATTTACCGTAGCCGTTTTCAATCGAACCGTTGAGAAGGTTGACCATTTTATTAACGGAAGGGGAGCCGGAAAAAACTTCATTGGTGCTCACTCTATTGAAGAGCTGATTGCTTCTTTAGAAAGACCTCGAAAGGTGATGATGCTGGTAAAGGCGGGCCAAGCCGTGGATGATTTTATTGAACAAATCATTCCGCATCTGGAACCCGGCGATATTATCATTGATGGTGGTAACTCCTATTTCCCGGATACCATTCGCCGAACCAAGTATGTAGAAAGCAAAGGATTTCTGTATATCGGAACGGGCGTTTCGGGTGGCGAAATTGGAGCACTACACGGCCCTTCTATGATGCCCGGTGGTAGCGTTGAAGCCTGGCCAGCTGTAAAAGGTATTTTTCAGTCTATCGCTGCAAAAGTGGACGATGGTACACCTTGCTGCGACTGGGTAGGTAGTGACGGTGCTGGCCATTTTGTAAAAATGGTACATAATGGCATCGAGTACGGCGATATGCAGATTATTGGCGAGGCTTATCAGGTCATGCGCGATCTGCTGGGTATGAGTGCCGATGAGATGCACGAGGTATTCAAAAAGTGGAATACCGAAGAGCTGGACTCGTATCTGATCGAAATTACGGCCGACATCATGGCCTATAAGGATGAGGACGGTACACCGATGGTCGATAAAATTCTGGACACCGCTGGTCAAAAAGGCACTGGAAAATGGACCGGAACGGCTGCTCTTGATCAGGGGATTCCATTAACCCTGATTGGCGAGTCTGTATTTGCACGTTTCCTATCAGCGCAAAAAGACTTGCGCGTGGCTGCTTCAAAGGTAATCAACGGCCCCAAAATCGAATTTACAGGCGATAAAGCGCAAATGCTGGACGATTTGAAAATGGCTCTTTATGGCGCTAAAATCATTTCGTATGCTCAAGGCTATAACCTATTTATGGCAGCCGCTAAAGAGTATGGTTGGCAGCTTAATTACGGTGATATTGCCCTGATGTGGCGTGGTGGATGTATTATTCGTTCCGCGTTCCTCGGTGATATCAAAAAGGCGTTTGATAAAAACCCTGCTCTCCCGCACTTACTGCTTGACGATTTCTTTAAACAAAAAGTGGAATCGGCTCAAGCGGGATGGCGACGGGTTTGCGCTGCGGCCTTAATTAACGGCATTCCGGCACCTGCGCTTACATCGGCACTTTGCTATTTCGATGGTTTCCGGAGCGAATGGTTACCTGCTAATTTACTACAGGCGCAACGCGACTATTTTGGGGCACACACCTACGAACGGATCGATAAGCCACGAGGCCAATTCTTCCATACGAACTGGACCGGCGAAGGTGGCGATACCGTATCGACTGCCTATAATAACTAA
- a CDS encoding DinB family protein, which yields MQKLDTAHDLQARLSRVLEIVKTEFAPLTDAQLRWKPAPNRWSIIECLQHLNLAERFYIRNIQHKVDKLGLVQTNPTDQVFESDWVGKAMLYAVDPQVKLKLPAPGLVRPRPAAELVPADVMGQFLDLQTTLHSLLDKAVYLDWNQDKVMTLFGNWLKIRLGDAFLMLVAHTERHMNQAMRVKAEMATFTITTNNL from the coding sequence ATGCAAAAACTCGATACTGCTCACGACCTGCAAGCACGCCTTTCAAGAGTTCTGGAAATCGTGAAAACGGAGTTTGCGCCCTTGACCGATGCACAATTACGCTGGAAACCAGCTCCTAATCGCTGGAGTATTATCGAATGTTTGCAGCACCTGAATCTGGCTGAACGATTTTACATCCGAAATATTCAACACAAAGTCGATAAGCTGGGTCTGGTACAAACGAACCCAACCGACCAGGTATTCGAAAGCGACTGGGTAGGAAAGGCAATGCTGTATGCCGTTGATCCTCAGGTGAAACTGAAATTACCCGCTCCTGGGCTAGTTCGCCCTCGCCCAGCCGCTGAGTTAGTGCCCGCCGATGTAATGGGACAATTTCTGGACTTACAAACGACCCTTCATAGCCTGTTGGATAAAGCCGTCTACCTGGACTGGAATCAGGATAAAGTGATGACGTTGTTTGGTAACTGGTTGAAAATTAGATTAGGCGATGCTTTCCTGATGTTGGTTGCCCACACCGAACGACATATGAACCAGGCCATGCGTGTAAAGGCGGAAATGGCTACTTTTACGATTACGACTAATAACCTGTGA